A window of the Salvelinus alpinus chromosome 3, SLU_Salpinus.1, whole genome shotgun sequence genome harbors these coding sequences:
- the LOC139570796 gene encoding N(4)-(Beta-N-acetylglucosaminyl)-L-asparaginase isoform X2, giving the protein MAAVGTWGFSQPSVERIRSLITAGGHATDAVEEAMAEVEDDPKTGLHIVGRGGFPNSRGVLECDAATMEGITGRFGAVAALRGVGAPMRVARRVMDRSPHSLLVGEGAVAFAREQGFTIEPNDNMLSAHSAKAYQEFLEQKQSVSGHDTLGLIALDNMGNITVGVSTSGAPFKSPGRVGDSPLPGCGLYAEHMVGAAAGDGDKIMCHCPSFHAVQLMKQGSSPNRACYTVVDDIIRRTAPDKCFEIGLIALNVKGEVGAASSVEFPYTFWIQGKDYVETSTQLPNSTEMEGTEKCDTCTVK; this is encoded by the exons ATGGCAGCTGTGGGGACATGGGGTTTCTCTCAGCCTTCCGTGGAGAGAATACGGTCCCTGATTACCGCTGGAGGACACGCCACAGATGCTGTAGAGGAGGCCATGGCAG AGGTTGAAGATGATCCAAAGACTGGGCTTCACATTGTGGGGAGGGGAGGATTCCCTAACAGTCggggagtgttggagtgtgatgctgccaccatggagGGCATCACTGGCAGGTTCGGGGCAGTCGCAGCACTACGGGG GGTTGGGGCTCCGATGCGGGTGGCTCGTAGGGTGATGGACAGAAGCCCCCACAGTCTGCTTGTTGGGGAGGGAGCAGTAGCTTTTGCCCGGGAGCAGGGCTTTACTATAGAGCCCAATGACAACATGCTGAGTGCACACTCAGCCAAGGCTTACCAG GAATTTCTGGAACAGAAGCAAAGTGTCAGTGGACATGACACACTTG GACTTATAGCATTAGACAACATGGGGAACATAACTGTTG GAGTTTCTACTTCGGGGGCCCCCTTCAAATCACCAGGGAGGGTGGGAGACTCACCCCTACCTGGATGTGGCCTATACGCTGAACACATG GTGGGAGCTGCGGCAG GTGATGGTGATAAAATAATGTGTCATTGCCCAAGCTTCCACGCTGTTCAACTGATGAAACAG ggGTCATCACCCAACAGGGCCTGTTACACTGTCGTGGATGACATCATCAGGAGGACTGCCCCGGACAAGTGCTTTGAGATTGGACTCATCGCCCTGAATGTGAAG GGTGAAGTAGGGGCTGCCTCTTCAGTGGAGTTTCCCTACACATTCTGGATCCAGGGGAAGGACTATGTGGAAACAAGTACTCAGCTTCCAAATTCCACAGAAATGGAGGGCACAGAAAAATGTGACACATGTACAGTAAAATAA
- the LOC139570796 gene encoding N(4)-(Beta-N-acetylglucosaminyl)-L-asparaginase isoform X1 has protein sequence MAAVGTWGFSQPSVERIRSLITAGGHATDAVEEAMAEVEDDPKTGLHIVGRGGFPNSRGVLECDAATMEGITGRFGAVAALRGVGAPMRVARRVMDRSPHSLLVGEGAVAFAREQGFTIEPNDNMLSAHSAKAYQEFLEQKQSVSGHDTLGLIALDNMGNITVGVSTSGAPFKSPGRVGDSPLPGCGLYAEHMVGAAAATGDGDKIMCHCPSFHAVQLMKQGSSPNRACYTVVDDIIRRTAPDKCFEIGLIALNVKGEVGAASSVEFPYTFWIQGKDYVETSTQLPNSTEMEGTEKCDTCTVK, from the exons ATGGCAGCTGTGGGGACATGGGGTTTCTCTCAGCCTTCCGTGGAGAGAATACGGTCCCTGATTACCGCTGGAGGACACGCCACAGATGCTGTAGAGGAGGCCATGGCAG AGGTTGAAGATGATCCAAAGACTGGGCTTCACATTGTGGGGAGGGGAGGATTCCCTAACAGTCggggagtgttggagtgtgatgctgccaccatggagGGCATCACTGGCAGGTTCGGGGCAGTCGCAGCACTACGGGG GGTTGGGGCTCCGATGCGGGTGGCTCGTAGGGTGATGGACAGAAGCCCCCACAGTCTGCTTGTTGGGGAGGGAGCAGTAGCTTTTGCCCGGGAGCAGGGCTTTACTATAGAGCCCAATGACAACATGCTGAGTGCACACTCAGCCAAGGCTTACCAG GAATTTCTGGAACAGAAGCAAAGTGTCAGTGGACATGACACACTTG GACTTATAGCATTAGACAACATGGGGAACATAACTGTTG GAGTTTCTACTTCGGGGGCCCCCTTCAAATCACCAGGGAGGGTGGGAGACTCACCCCTACCTGGATGTGGCCTATACGCTGAACACATG GTGGGAGCTGCGGCAG CCACAGGTGATGGTGATAAAATAATGTGTCATTGCCCAAGCTTCCACGCTGTTCAACTGATGAAACAG ggGTCATCACCCAACAGGGCCTGTTACACTGTCGTGGATGACATCATCAGGAGGACTGCCCCGGACAAGTGCTTTGAGATTGGACTCATCGCCCTGAATGTGAAG GGTGAAGTAGGGGCTGCCTCTTCAGTGGAGTTTCCCTACACATTCTGGATCCAGGGGAAGGACTATGTGGAAACAAGTACTCAGCTTCCAAATTCCACAGAAATGGAGGGCACAGAAAAATGTGACACATGTACAGTAAAATAA